A segment of the Pseudomonas serboccidentalis genome:
CTATGTGATTGGTCGAACGGCGGGCGAAAAACTCTTCAGCAATCCGAACTCGAAAATCTTCCGTCGCGACTACCTGCAAAAAACTCACGATTTCTACGACAAGCACGGCGGCAAAACCGTGACCCTGGCGCGTTTCCTGCCGATCATCCGCACGTTTGCACCGTTCGTCGCCGGCGTCGGGAAGATGCCGTACCCGCGTTTCTTCGCGTTTAGCGTGTTCGGCACCGTCCTGTGGGTTGGCGGTCTGGTGACGTTGGGGTACTTCTTTGGCAACGTGCCATTCATCAAGAAGAACCTGTCGCTGCTGGTCGTCGGCATCATCCTGCTGTCGCTGGTGCCGATGATCATCGGCGTGGTGCGCAGCCGTTTTGGCGGCGCCAAAGCCGAAACCCACTGAGCCGATGTGGTCACTGAGCGCCTGGCGTCGCCGGCGCATCCTGGCCAGGCACCCGATTGCCGACGAACTGTGGCAACGGGTGCGCCACCATCTGAGTTTCCTTGACGGCATCAGCGTCGCCGAAGACCTGTGGCTGCGTGAAGCCTGTGTGCTGTTTCTCGATGACAAACACCTGACCGCCCTGCCCGGCGTCGAACTGCACCAGGAACAACGCCTGCTGCTCGCCGCGCAGGCCCAGTTGCCGCTGCTCAATCTGGGCGACTTGAACTGGTATCAGGGCTTTCACGAAATCATCCTCTACCCTGACGACTTCCTCAGCCCGCAACGCCATCGCGATGCCAGCGGGGTCGAGCACGAATGGGACGGCGAACACAGCGGCGAAGCCTGGCAACAGGGGCCGATCATCCTCGCCTGGCCGGGGGTGATGGCCAGTGGTGGCTGGGAAGGCTACAACCTGGTGATCCACGAACTGGCACACAAGCTCGACATGCTCAACGGCGACGCCAACGGCCTGCCACCGCTGCACGCCGACATGCGCGTCAGCGACTGGGCCGCGGTCATGCAACACGCCTACGACGACCTCAACCGCCAGCTCGACCGCGATCCCGACGTCGAAACCGCCATCGACCCGTACGCCGCCGAAAACCCGG
Coding sequences within it:
- a CDS encoding zinc-dependent peptidase, translating into MWSLSAWRRRRILARHPIADELWQRVRHHLSFLDGISVAEDLWLREACVLFLDDKHLTALPGVELHQEQRLLLAAQAQLPLLNLGDLNWYQGFHEIILYPDDFLSPQRHRDASGVEHEWDGEHSGEAWQQGPIILAWPGVMASGGWEGYNLVIHELAHKLDMLNGDANGLPPLHADMRVSDWAAVMQHAYDDLNRQLDRDPDVETAIDPYAAENPAEFFAVTSEYFFSAPDLLHEAYPQVYLQLKLFYRQDPLGRLRQLQATDPVYQAQE
- a CDS encoding DedA family protein, whose product is MDFNPLDLILHLDVYLDLLVTNYGPWIYAILFAVIFCETGLVVMPFLPGDSLLFIAGAVAAGGGMDPVLLAGLLMLAAILGDSTNYVIGRTAGEKLFSNPNSKIFRRDYLQKTHDFYDKHGGKTVTLARFLPIIRTFAPFVAGVGKMPYPRFFAFSVFGTVLWVGGLVTLGYFFGNVPFIKKNLSLLVVGIILLSLVPMIIGVVRSRFGGAKAETH